From the Palaemon carinicauda isolate YSFRI2023 chromosome 42, ASM3689809v2, whole genome shotgun sequence genome, one window contains:
- the eEF5 gene encoding eukaryotic translation initiation factor 5A-1 isoform X2, whose product MDQKATMSEELQADFDGGDAGASNVYPAQCSSLRKNGHVVIKNRACKIVEMSTSKTGKHGHAKVHLIGIDLFTGKKYEDICPSTHNMDVPVVKRADYQLIDISDDGFLSLMMESGELRDDIKIPEGDLGTEIRNKFESNEDLLLTVLAAMGQEMVVATKPNMK is encoded by the exons accAAAAAGCAACTATGTCTGAGGAGCTGCAAGCCGATTTTGATGGTGGTGATGCTGGTGCATCAAACGTTTACCCAGCACAGTGCTCCTCCCTCCGCAAAAATGGACATGTTGTCATCAAG AATCGTGCTTGCAAGATAGTGGAAATGTCCACCAGCAAAACCGGTAAACACGGTCACGCTAAGGTGCATTTGATCGGAATAGATCTTTTCACAGGCAAGAAATATGAAGATATTTGTCCCTCTACCCACAACATGGACGTGCCTGTGGTGAAACGTGCAGACTACCAG TTGATTGATATCTCTGATGATGGCTTCCTCTCACTCATGATGGAATCAGGCGAACTCCGTGACGATATTAAAATTCCAGAAGGAGATTTGGGCACAGAAATCAGGAATAAATTCGAGAGTAATGAGGACCTTCTT TTGACAGTACTCGCCGCTATGGGTCAGGAAATGGTAGTTGCTACTAAGCCAAACATGAAGTAA
- the eEF5 gene encoding eukaryotic translation initiation factor 5A-1 isoform X3 — translation MSEELQADFDGGDAGASNVYPAQCSSLRKNGHVVIKNRACKIVEMSTSKTGKHGHAKVHLIGIDLFTGKKYEDICPSTHNMDVPVVKRADYQLIDISDDGFLSLMMESGELRDDIKIPEGDLGTEIRNKFESNEDLLLTVLAAMGQEMVVATKPNMK, via the exons ATGTCTGAGGAGCTGCAAGCCGATTTTGATGGTGGTGATGCTGGTGCATCAAACGTTTACCCAGCACAGTGCTCCTCCCTCCGCAAAAATGGACATGTTGTCATCAAG AATCGTGCTTGCAAGATAGTGGAAATGTCCACCAGCAAAACCGGTAAACACGGTCACGCTAAGGTGCATTTGATCGGAATAGATCTTTTCACAGGCAAGAAATATGAAGATATTTGTCCCTCTACCCACAACATGGACGTGCCTGTGGTGAAACGTGCAGACTACCAG TTGATTGATATCTCTGATGATGGCTTCCTCTCACTCATGATGGAATCAGGCGAACTCCGTGACGATATTAAAATTCCAGAAGGAGATTTGGGCACAGAAATCAGGAATAAATTCGAGAGTAATGAGGACCTTCTT TTGACAGTACTCGCCGCTATGGGTCAGGAAATGGTAGTTGCTACTAAGCCAAACATGAAGTAA